A genome region from Chengkuizengella sp. SCS-71B includes the following:
- a CDS encoding cohesin domain-containing protein: MIKKVMNGNRSVKTLILIFIINSMFNFNIYATELENGGLIDGVSTGAFSTDIGVQLYWDSIENAESYHVKRAEVSGGPYDLILENTNILSYFDLNIESNRTYYYVVTPIINGVEGTDLSEMIVHVGELINQNRAFLVITSVEGFKKEYDLNMQEVEEFINWFEHNLQQGNNQAIYTMNKINENVGIEYEIQFRLDEILMFEVKEYLGPPENFSFITMDDAIKVSWMEVPHSLSYEIEIDGQEIVQVDEPFYIHENLSLNKQHYYRVRSKSENFKSEWSTVHSYINWGDQPTLVFSIEEWVFDTSIRKETKIALKGNNLQDVYTAQFELNYDPKLIKINENTVKNLFNLEELSYLSYEINEGSGKIKVLVSNLGNQIGKDGEINFFQIDGTLLLNQAALSMSEVILVTSQGEFIEIKPAQPLIVNELIRDR; encoded by the coding sequence ATGATCAAAAAGGTAATGAATGGGAATCGTTCAGTAAAAACATTAATTTTAATATTCATTATAAACTCTATGTTCAACTTTAATATATATGCAACAGAGTTAGAGAATGGTGGATTAATTGATGGGGTTTCGACAGGAGCGTTTTCCACAGATATAGGAGTTCAATTATATTGGGATAGTATAGAAAATGCAGAAAGTTATCATGTGAAAAGGGCTGAGGTTTCTGGAGGTCCTTATGACTTAATACTTGAAAATACGAATATCCTCTCTTACTTTGATTTAAACATAGAAAGTAATCGTACATATTATTATGTTGTTACACCTATAATCAATGGTGTTGAAGGAACGGACTTAAGTGAGATGATTGTTCATGTTGGAGAATTAATAAATCAAAACAGAGCATTTCTAGTGATAACAAGTGTTGAGGGATTTAAAAAAGAATATGATCTCAACATGCAAGAAGTAGAGGAATTTATAAATTGGTTTGAACATAACCTTCAGCAAGGTAATAATCAAGCGATATATACAATGAATAAGATAAATGAAAATGTTGGGATAGAATATGAAATCCAGTTTAGACTGGATGAGATATTAATGTTTGAAGTGAAGGAGTATCTCGGTCCTCCTGAAAATTTTAGCTTCATTACGATGGATGATGCTATTAAAGTATCTTGGATGGAAGTGCCTCATTCATTAAGTTATGAAATTGAAATTGATGGACAAGAAATAGTACAGGTAGATGAGCCATTTTATATACATGAGAATCTGTCATTAAACAAGCAACACTATTATAGAGTTCGTTCTAAATCTGAAAACTTTAAAAGTGAGTGGTCTACTGTTCATTCCTACATTAACTGGGGCGATCAACCTACTTTGGTATTTAGTATTGAAGAATGGGTTTTTGATACTTCTATTAGGAAAGAGACTAAAATTGCTTTAAAAGGAAACAATTTACAAGATGTTTATACAGCTCAATTTGAATTAAATTATGATCCAAAATTAATAAAGATAAATGAAAACACTGTAAAAAATCTATTTAATTTAGAAGAGTTGAGTTATCTTTCTTATGAAATAAATGAAGGTTCAGGTAAGATTAAAGTTCTCGTATCTAATTTAGGGAATCAGATTGGTAAAGATGGAGAAATAAACTTTTTCCAAATTGACGGTACATTATTATTGAATCAAGCAGCATTAAGTATGTCAGAGGTTATACTCGTCACATCTCAAGGTGAATTTATTGAAATAAAGCCAGCACAACCATTAATAGTTAATGAGCTGATTCGTGATAGATAG
- a CDS encoding fibronectin type III domain-containing protein has protein sequence MTKTVTQYYLVVFYTGEYKGSNSYYDIVAAEYMPQNTNDIGRLTGTMQKAINYENWDFETTWSIEEGVSYPYLTGLSVPDKVRPLKTPVYVEMITTDSSIELIWDNVTNATGYQIEVNGEEIIEVLDPTYIQENLLANTQYYYRIRAISEEKKSEWSKIHSTITWNDDPVLVFENKKWIVDDELDQNFEIVLQGNALVDLYTAEFTLNYNPNIKYNGREFVQFV, from the coding sequence TTGACTAAGACTGTTACACAATATTATCTAGTGGTATTTTACACAGGTGAATATAAGGGTAGCAATAGTTACTATGATATTGTAGCAGCTGAATACATGCCACAAAACACTAATGATATTGGACGTTTAACAGGAACTATGCAAAAAGCAATTAATTACGAGAATTGGGATTTTGAGACGACATGGTCAATCGAAGAAGGCGTCTCGTATCCTTATTTAACGGGATTATCTGTACCAGATAAAGTAAGACCTCTTAAAACACCAGTATATGTTGAAATGATAACTACTGATTCTTCAATAGAACTAATCTGGGACAATGTAACTAATGCTACAGGATATCAAATTGAAGTTAATGGAGAGGAAATCATAGAAGTATTAGATCCAACTTATATACAGGAGAATCTTCTAGCAAATACTCAATATTACTATCGTATTCGAGCAATAAGTGAGGAGAAGAAGAGTGAGTGGTCCAAAATTCATTCAACTATCACTTGGAATGATGATCCAGTTCTCGTCTTTGAAAATAAGAAATGGATTGTTGACGATGAACTAGATCAAAACTTCGAAATAGTATTGCAAGGAAATGCTTTAGTTGATTTATATACAGCTGAATTCACTTTAAACTATAACCCTAACATTAAATATAACGGAAGAGAATTTGTACAATTTGTTTAA
- a CDS encoding polymorphic toxin-type HINT domain-containing protein yields MSQNWKNNKMERLCSYILLIIITTFIFLGQSFFIQDSISAKIVEIEPGLEQSSTTNKQYTNDFEEKREVTNGDYSGIEQLVDVEKDTELKTNTFNVSKTFNETDSNTITNFYDADGNYKGVEYSAGTDNIGNTYEINEDGYSGSIPRVDTTCTDPRTVTSSDGSYKVIKTCTAHYSGLLTKTVTESELIDYYFGKYEGLIFHINTKEQNLGTPVNSEGVNEPVNIVTGNYYASASDLTIPDLGLALEVNRFYNSLDQESGLIGKSWKFSYESFLEVDSIDNVTITYPDGRKGYFMLDEETGLYIAPQTIFDTLIKKTDTYELTWQSNKATYIYDMDGKLIAIRDRNDNTVTLEYDESNQLSKVIGASGNHLSINIVNGRIHAVTDAIGRTIEYTYVNDELRQVKGIGGGTTTYTYNSHGLTSITDENGNTFINNEYDPFGRVIRQLDADQNVITYDYDDVNYINTYTVQATGRSVSYEYNERLYITKKSFDDDTYEQYGYDEWGNRISVRDRNGNITQYEYDERGNLLLSTSPSPFSYQNIYEYDAFNNLVSVTRPNGQQTTFGYDNNHNLIKTTKQIDDNNQAITSYTYDLSGRLETITDAEGNVQTYTYGTSNQPIEAIDREQNMVSYVYDEVGRIQTSTNVDGTISFEYNDNNKIEKITDAEGHITRMKYDVRGNLIKTIFPEQYDENTDDGIGTSYVYDALDNPIQVIDPLDNVIAMKYDVDGNKIKDINPNQYNAATDDGTGISYKYNDKKQITHVTYPSGQQSSIVYDGVGNIIKTIDANHYDEQSDDGKGMQYFYDEMNRLIEERDPEGNVIKRYVYDENNFVTKIIDVKGYLSGNDDSFRYGTLYTYNLTGWLLEQRVPLKQDGDTVLYRIATYEYDKLGRIEKEKKSTEYVTEDSEPTSWHEIQYTYDGNGKVTSVVDSAGAHMEYVYDAFGRTILEKVKMDDQQWGIKGYEYNAAGRLIHTWNEIDAEDVIHGGTESIKSQTTRDYDGNGNLIKVTSPEGYVTEFIYNEANRLIEQRQEVQEDQIDVLSTKAIIDGRKIVYPEQTYEYKLKLQPDGEISSYSIDVEYDTRILELVEIGSIEENTSVNSDTLGKIHFQAENANYTEENILGSMVFRVKENTLGTGYVTISPTSTYVDGEGTSYQFTEVIGQAAEARIPDMNDNSLVETNDFTFTALLDQVQINQPEYEEKYDINGNRLIDVPDLDYIKDWLFADKTNVMQDLSRTYFAEKQTSSVYKVDTATVTRTIQYEYDKAGNLIKEIDPNGHVTTYIYDAYNRLIEVIDRENGRTKLEYDEVGNVTKEVLPEQYDENLGVTYSYDSLNRLEMTTNVLGNVIQKNIYDVNGNLIKVIDANGYDSSDSDDLRYGLEYTYDIGNRLLTLTTPETKNEGITNSHYTYNALNHVLTYSDGLNNTTTYVRDIWGNPLTVTNAEGYTSEFKYDLAGNLLSSTDGNGNTMNYEYNQFHLLKSITDPLGQTVSYVYDLEGRLRTEVDRNNQTIAYVYNRDHQLVTRSIEGDENREKFLYNKDGSILAAINDNGVNEYRYTANGYLASEWRNGQQILTYEYDQNGNIVGFVEPSGDWTRYSYDDHNRIQKVFDGEELLATYNYNKDSTIANTQYSTGIQSDYTYDKDLNILGLTHKNTQNEIISQYVYTYDVNGNLLSEIENGELTEYTYDKLNQLHTVFRNNELETYTYDAIGNRIEKIKGTDTTTYRYDPNNRLLEQILNGTQTTFTYDPNGNLLKEITGEQEKTYTYDGYNRLIQTFMPDGTWMDYDYNAQGWRHAISENGIRSEFTEHFGQVILEQNNVGEVVNRTLRGYSILAQQDHKDNSGYYLQNGHGDVVSIVDGTGKILNAYEYDAFGNTTNAIEQVANRFLYAGEQFDAITDQYYLRARYYNPQIGRFTQEDTFRGDGLNLYVYVSNNPLRYIDPSGYWKDDITSYLVTSMDFSSNFIPFANSIPDTYFEGAANSVYDSGEGIVYMFIHPKQTLDGAVYAITNPDVIIIEAYEGSIETISDLPNKSKEEIEELIGYSLADLISPAKKVDAVGDVASIGKKINDNDSGSNNDTDSNIDIDCIMNCFTAGTKVLTEDGEKPIEEIQVGDKVLAKDDVTGEMGYKEVVGLFQREANEIYSLYIEDEIIEVTAEHPFWLDGEGWTLVKDLQVGDYLVSTDGSIKVIDKIEIEQRNATVYNFEVEDYHSYFVSNLGIWVHNCSPTWNGSGPAPGVIGVNANSKSVEALKNYYPKNDGVEFVFDAKTNTFVVGSPKSGSFEGSPHQKLAQTIGADGGENTLGGTFSRGSNGEIITTENSGHYGTNWTSELRQQYQDVMKSYGIEVQHEKWVNP; encoded by the coding sequence TTGAGTCAGAATTGGAAAAATAACAAGATGGAAAGACTTTGTTCATATATTTTATTAATTATCATCACGACTTTTATTTTTTTAGGACAATCATTTTTTATTCAAGATTCTATCAGTGCAAAAATTGTAGAAATAGAACCGGGTTTAGAACAGAGTAGTACTACAAATAAACAATATACGAATGATTTTGAAGAAAAAAGAGAGGTTACGAATGGGGACTATAGTGGTATAGAACAACTTGTAGACGTTGAAAAAGATACAGAATTAAAAACGAATACGTTTAATGTGAGTAAGACGTTTAATGAAACAGATTCCAATACAATTACCAACTTTTATGATGCAGACGGTAACTACAAAGGTGTAGAATATTCAGCTGGAACGGATAATATAGGGAATACTTACGAAATTAATGAAGATGGTTATTCAGGAAGTATTCCAAGAGTAGACACTACCTGTACTGACCCTAGAACGGTAACTAGCTCAGATGGATCATATAAAGTGATAAAGACTTGTACAGCCCATTATAGTGGACTATTAACTAAGACGGTTACTGAATCTGAGCTAATAGATTATTATTTCGGTAAATACGAAGGGCTAATATTTCATATAAATACTAAAGAGCAAAACCTAGGAACCCCAGTGAATTCAGAAGGTGTAAATGAACCCGTTAATATCGTTACAGGTAATTACTACGCTTCCGCATCCGATCTAACCATTCCTGATTTAGGACTAGCTTTAGAAGTAAATAGATTCTATAATTCATTAGACCAAGAAAGTGGTTTAATAGGGAAGTCATGGAAGTTTAGTTATGAAAGCTTCTTAGAAGTAGATTCTATAGATAATGTCACCATTACATATCCTGATGGTCGTAAGGGATATTTTATGTTGGATGAGGAAACAGGATTATATATTGCACCTCAAACAATTTTTGATACGTTAATAAAAAAGACAGATACGTACGAATTGACATGGCAGTCTAATAAAGCTACATATATTTATGATATGGATGGTAAGTTAATTGCCATTCGTGACCGTAATGACAATACGGTTACACTGGAATATGATGAATCAAATCAATTGAGTAAAGTAATTGGTGCGAGTGGAAATCATCTTTCCATCAACATTGTAAATGGACGAATTCATGCTGTTACAGATGCGATAGGAAGAACGATCGAATATACGTATGTAAACGACGAACTTAGACAAGTGAAAGGTATAGGTGGAGGGACAACAACTTATACATACAACTCACACGGTTTAACGTCAATAACAGACGAAAATGGGAATACTTTCATAAATAACGAATACGATCCATTTGGACGTGTCATCCGTCAGTTAGATGCTGATCAAAATGTGATAACGTATGACTATGATGATGTTAATTATATCAACACTTATACTGTTCAAGCGACGGGTCGCAGTGTAAGTTATGAGTACAATGAGAGGTTGTATATCACTAAAAAGAGTTTTGATGATGATACTTATGAGCAGTATGGATATGACGAATGGGGAAATCGCATTTCTGTTAGAGATCGCAATGGAAATATAACTCAATATGAATATGACGAAAGAGGAAACTTATTATTAAGTACTTCTCCGAGTCCATTTTCATATCAAAATATTTATGAATATGATGCATTCAATAATCTAGTATCCGTTACTAGACCTAATGGACAACAAACCACTTTTGGTTATGATAATAACCATAATTTAATTAAAACAACGAAACAAATAGATGATAATAATCAAGCAATCACAAGTTATACCTATGATTTATCTGGAAGACTAGAAACGATCACTGATGCTGAAGGTAACGTTCAAACCTATACATATGGTACTAGTAATCAGCCCATTGAAGCCATTGATCGGGAACAGAATATGGTAAGTTATGTTTATGATGAAGTAGGGCGTATTCAAACATCCACCAATGTTGATGGTACGATAAGTTTTGAATATAATGACAACAATAAAATTGAAAAAATAACAGACGCTGAAGGTCATATCACTCGTATGAAATATGATGTGCGAGGGAATTTGATCAAAACGATTTTTCCAGAACAGTATGATGAAAATACGGATGATGGCATAGGAACTTCATACGTTTATGATGCATTAGACAATCCGATTCAAGTGATTGATCCGTTGGATAATGTCATTGCAATGAAGTATGATGTCGATGGAAATAAAATAAAAGATATTAATCCGAATCAATATAATGCAGCAACGGATGATGGAACTGGAATTAGCTACAAATATAATGACAAGAAGCAAATCACTCATGTGACTTATCCGTCCGGTCAGCAGTCAAGCATTGTATATGATGGTGTCGGTAATATTATTAAAACGATCGATGCGAATCATTATGATGAACAATCAGACGATGGAAAAGGGATGCAATATTTTTACGATGAAATGAATCGTTTGATCGAAGAGAGAGATCCTGAAGGAAATGTAATCAAGCGTTATGTGTATGATGAAAATAATTTTGTAACAAAAATCATCGATGTAAAAGGGTATTTAAGCGGGAATGATGATAGTTTCCGTTATGGAACCCTCTATACATATAATTTAACGGGATGGCTATTAGAGCAAAGAGTTCCTTTAAAACAAGATGGAGACACCGTATTATATCGTATTGCAACCTACGAATATGACAAATTAGGTCGTATTGAAAAAGAAAAGAAATCAACAGAATATGTCACAGAAGATAGTGAGCCAACTTCATGGCATGAGATCCAATATACGTATGATGGGAATGGTAAAGTGACATCAGTAGTGGATTCAGCTGGTGCTCATATGGAATATGTATATGATGCTTTTGGTCGTACGATTTTAGAAAAAGTTAAAATGGATGACCAGCAATGGGGGATAAAGGGGTATGAGTATAATGCTGCAGGCAGATTAATTCATACATGGAATGAAATTGATGCAGAGGATGTCATTCATGGTGGTACTGAATCTATTAAATCCCAAACAACCAGAGATTATGACGGTAATGGAAATCTCATCAAAGTCACCTCTCCAGAAGGATATGTAACAGAATTTATTTACAATGAGGCCAATCGATTAATTGAGCAAAGGCAAGAGGTACAAGAAGATCAAATTGATGTACTAAGTACAAAAGCTATCATTGATGGCAGAAAAATAGTATATCCTGAACAAACTTATGAATACAAGCTAAAACTACAACCTGATGGTGAGATCTCTTCATACTCAATAGATGTAGAGTACGATACTCGTATATTGGAATTAGTAGAGATTGGTTCCATAGAAGAAAATACGAGTGTGAATAGTGATACGTTAGGAAAAATACATTTTCAAGCCGAAAATGCAAATTATACTGAAGAAAACATACTGGGTTCTATGGTATTCCGAGTAAAAGAAAATACATTAGGGACAGGTTATGTTACGATTTCTCCTACTTCCACTTATGTGGATGGAGAAGGAACGAGTTATCAGTTTACAGAAGTGATTGGACAGGCTGCAGAAGCAAGAATACCGGACATGAACGATAACAGCTTAGTAGAAACAAACGATTTTACCTTTACGGCATTGTTAGATCAAGTCCAAATCAATCAACCTGAATATGAAGAAAAATATGACATCAATGGAAATCGTCTTATTGACGTACCTGACTTAGATTACATTAAAGATTGGTTGTTTGCAGACAAAACGAATGTCATGCAAGATCTTTCACGAACTTATTTTGCTGAAAAACAAACATCAAGCGTCTATAAGGTGGATACTGCAACAGTAACCCGTACGATTCAATATGAATATGATAAAGCAGGGAATTTGATTAAAGAAATTGACCCCAACGGACATGTTACAACCTATATCTATGATGCTTACAATCGTTTAATTGAAGTAATAGATCGAGAAAATGGAAGAACAAAACTTGAATATGATGAAGTAGGTAATGTCACCAAAGAAGTTCTTCCAGAACAATATGATGAGAATTTAGGTGTTACCTATAGTTATGATAGTTTAAACCGTTTAGAGATGACTACGAATGTTTTAGGGAATGTCATTCAGAAAAATATCTATGATGTCAATGGTAATCTCATCAAAGTGATCGATGCTAATGGATATGATTCATCTGATAGCGATGACTTAAGGTATGGATTGGAATATACATATGATATTGGAAATCGTTTGTTGACATTAACCACGCCTGAAACAAAAAATGAAGGTATAACTAATAGCCATTACACATATAACGCATTAAATCACGTACTTACTTATTCAGACGGATTAAATAACACAACTACCTATGTAAGAGATATTTGGGGTAATCCTTTAACCGTCACGAATGCAGAAGGTTATACATCTGAATTTAAGTATGATTTGGCTGGCAATTTACTTTCATCAACAGATGGTAATGGGAATACAATGAATTATGAATACAACCAGTTTCATTTACTTAAATCGATTACAGATCCATTAGGTCAGACAGTGAGTTATGTGTATGATTTAGAAGGTCGTCTTCGTACAGAAGTAGATCGTAACAATCAAACAATAGCCTATGTTTATAATCGTGATCATCAGCTAGTCACTCGTTCAATCGAAGGTGACGAAAACAGAGAAAAGTTCCTTTATAATAAGGACGGAAGTATACTAGCAGCTATTAATGACAATGGAGTGAATGAATATCGCTATACTGCAAATGGATATTTAGCATCAGAATGGAGAAATGGTCAACAAATCCTGACATACGAATATGATCAGAATGGGAACATTGTTGGATTCGTGGAGCCCAGCGGAGATTGGACTCGGTACTCCTATGATGATCACAATCGAATTCAAAAAGTATTTGATGGAGAAGAACTATTAGCAACATATAACTATAACAAGGATAGTACAATTGCAAACACACAGTATTCAACGGGAATACAATCCGATTACACCTATGACAAGGATTTAAACATCTTAGGTTTAACTCACAAAAATACTCAAAATGAGATCATATCACAATATGTGTATACCTATGATGTCAATGGAAATCTGTTAAGTGAGATAGAAAACGGAGAACTAACCGAATACACGTATGACAAGTTAAATCAGTTACATACCGTATTCAGAAATAACGAGTTAGAAACTTATACCTATGATGCTATAGGAAACCGCATAGAAAAAATCAAAGGAACAGACACGACGACATACCGTTATGATCCAAACAATCGTCTGTTAGAACAAATTCTCAATGGCACTCAGACTACGTTTACCTACGATCCAAACGGAAACTTGTTAAAAGAAATCACAGGTGAACAAGAAAAAACGTATACGTATGATGGATATAACCGATTGATCCAAACGTTTATGCCAGATGGAACATGGATGGATTATGATTACAATGCACAAGGATGGCGTCATGCGATAAGTGAAAATGGAATTCGTTCTGAATTCACAGAACATTTTGGACAAGTGATTCTTGAGCAAAATAATGTAGGTGAAGTAGTAAATAGAACCCTACGTGGTTATAGCATCTTAGCACAGCAGGATCACAAGGATAACTCTGGTTATTACTTGCAAAATGGTCATGGTGATGTTGTTAGCATCGTAGATGGAACTGGAAAAATTCTTAATGCTTATGAATATGATGCGTTTGGAAATACAACCAACGCCATAGAACAAGTAGCCAATCGATTCCTTTATGCAGGGGAACAATTTGATGCTATTACAGATCAATACTATTTAAGAGCAAGATACTACAATCCACAAATCGGACGATTTACACAAGAAGATACCTTCCGTGGAGATGGATTGAATTTATATGTGTATGTTTCGAACAACCCATTGAGATATATTGATCCTTCGGGGTATTGGAAGGATGATATTACATCATATCTTGTAACTTCAATGGACTTTAGTAGTAATTTCATTCCATTTGCAAATTCAATTCCAGATACTTATTTTGAAGGTGCAGCTAATTCAGTTTATGATTCGGGTGAAGGTATTGTATATATGTTTATTCATCCAAAACAAACACTTGATGGTGCCGTATATGCTATTACAAATCCAGATGTAATAATTATTGAAGCATATGAAGGTTCAATAGAAACGATAAGTGATCTTCCGAATAAAAGTAAAGAAGAAATTGAAGAATTGATAGGTTATTCACTCGCTGATTTAATTAGCCCGGCTAAGAAAGTAGATGCTGTTGGTGATGTGGCATCTATTGGTAAAAAAATAAATGATAATGATAGTGGAAGTAATAATGATACAGATAGCAATATTGATATTGACTGCATCATGAACTGTTTTACTGCTGGAACGAAAGTTCTTACTGAAGATGGAGAAAAACCGATAGAAGAGATACAAGTAGGGGATAAAGTTCTAGCTAAAGATGATGTAACAGGTGAAATGGGATATAAGGAAGTTGTAGGACTTTTCCAAAGAGAAGCCAATGAAATCTATTCTCTATATATTGAAGATGAGATCATCGAAGTAACAGCTGAGCATCCTTTCTGGCTTGATGGTGAAGGTTGGACGTTGGTTAAAGACTTACAAGTGGGTGATTATCTTGTAAGTACTGATGGTTCAATTAAAGTCATTGATAAAATAGAAATAGAACAGCGTAACGCAACAGTGTATAATTTTGAAGTAGAGGATTATCATTCTTACTTTGTATCTAACCTTGGGATTTGGGTTCATAATTGTAGTCCTACATGGAATGGCTCTGGTCCAGCACCAGGTGTAATTGGTGTAAACGCTAACTCTAAATCTGTAGAGGCTTTAAAGAATTATTACCCTAAGAACGATGGGGTAGAATTTGTTTTTGATGCAAAAACTAATACGTTTGTGGTCGGCAGTCCAAAAAGTGGTTCATTCGAAGGTTCTCCACATCAAAAGTTAGCACAAACAATAGGAGCTGACGGTGGGGAAAATACACTTGGAGGGACATTTAGTAGAGGGAGTAATGGTGAAATTATTACGACCGAAAATAGTGGGCATTACGGCACGAATTGGACTTCTGAATTAAGGCAACAGTATCAGGATGTAATGAAAAGTTATGGTATAGAAGTACAACATGAGAAATGGGTGAACCCTTAA
- a CDS encoding Kelch repeat-containing protein, producing MKKSFKVLFSIVLTMVMLLSAVPVFAVEEGVWTEVASMNVGVYALQTEVVNGKIYAIGGAGEVLYTNKVEEYNPITNTWVEVASMNYKRRYFQTEALNGKIFAIGGDPNGTSAEVYDPATDTWTSLPPLKYSRRYFQTEVVNGKIYVIGNSEIMEVYDPITNTWDEVASPMNYLRVNVQTEVINGKIYAMGGYNGEFLNSVEVYDLISNTWTQLPSMNDARNYFQTVLLNGEIYAIGSSGNASNTLNTVEKYNPITNIWAEVASMNNYRGEFEAKVIDGKIYVFGGSDQRFSPTQYLDSVEVYDPTSDTWTELSNMNYSKGRFQTELYNGNIYTIGGYSVSGTLINNVEVLNLYLPQIPNTPSNLTGEAGDSQVNLLWDLVEGADSYTIKRSTTQGGPYDIIAEGITGTTYSDLDVENGITYYYMLSAVNAAGESENSNEASATPEATVVEIKNRAILVIVMENGLEKEYDITMNEVEDFINWYQSNLSVAYAIEKTSNMGPFLNRKDYIIHDNILTFEVNQYEVTQ from the coding sequence ATGAAGAAGTCATTTAAGGTTTTATTTTCAATTGTTTTAACCATGGTGATGTTATTATCTGCTGTTCCTGTATTTGCGGTAGAAGAAGGGGTTTGGACAGAGGTTGCTAGTATGAATGTAGGTGTATATGCATTACAGACAGAAGTTGTAAATGGAAAGATATATGCTATCGGAGGAGCTGGTGAAGTTTTATATACTAACAAGGTGGAGGAATACAATCCTATTACTAATACATGGGTAGAAGTCGCAAGTATGAATTATAAAAGAAGATACTTTCAAACAGAAGCTCTAAATGGGAAGATTTTTGCGATTGGTGGAGATCCTAACGGCACATCAGCAGAAGTTTACGATCCTGCGACTGATACGTGGACTTCACTTCCACCATTAAAATATAGTAGGAGATATTTTCAAACAGAAGTTGTAAATGGTAAGATTTACGTCATTGGTAATTCTGAAATAATGGAGGTTTATGATCCTATAACAAATACTTGGGATGAAGTAGCTAGTCCGATGAATTATTTGAGAGTAAATGTGCAAACTGAAGTTATAAATGGGAAAATATATGCTATGGGTGGATATAACGGTGAATTTTTAAATAGTGTGGAGGTATATGACCTTATATCCAATACATGGACCCAATTACCTAGTATGAATGATGCAAGGAATTATTTCCAGACAGTTCTGTTAAATGGAGAAATTTATGCAATTGGTAGTAGTGGGAATGCTAGTAATACATTAAATACAGTTGAAAAATATAATCCTATCACTAACATATGGGCAGAAGTTGCTAGTATGAATAATTACAGAGGTGAATTTGAAGCAAAGGTAATTGATGGGAAAATATATGTTTTTGGTGGAAGTGACCAACGATTTAGTCCAACACAATATTTAGATAGTGTAGAAGTATATGATCCAACAAGTGATACTTGGACTGAACTTTCAAATATGAACTACTCAAAAGGTAGATTTCAAACTGAATTATATAATGGTAATATTTATACAATAGGAGGATATAGTGTAAGCGGTACTCTAATAAATAATGTAGAAGTATTAAATCTCTATCTACCTCAAATTCCTAACACTCCATCAAACTTAACAGGAGAAGCAGGAGACTCACAAGTAAATCTATTATGGGATCTAGTAGAAGGTGCTGACAGTTATACAATAAAAAGATCCACAACACAAGGTGGTCCATATGACATCATAGCAGAAGGTATAACAGGTACAACTTATTCAGATTTAGATGTAGAAAACGGAATAACCTACTATTACATGCTATCCGCAGTAAACGCAGCAGGTGAAAGTGAAAACTCAAATGAAGCATCAGCAACACCAGAAGCAACAGTTGTAGAAATCAAAAATAGAGCAATTTTAGTCATTGTTATGGAAAATGGGCTAGAGAAAGAATATGATATAACAATGAATGAAGTTGAGGACTTTATTAACTGGTACCAAAGTAATCTATCAGTAGCATATGCCATAGAAAAAACAAGTAACATGGGACCGTTTTTAAATAGAAAAGACTATATCATACATGATAATATCCTTACATTTGAAGTGAATCAATATGAAGTAACTCAATAA